The following is a genomic window from Pseudothermotoga thermarum DSM 5069.
TCTCTTGTGCAAGAAAAAAAGTTCCATGGTCAGGCACCATCTTCTTTTGTCTGTGTAGTACCTTTCTAAAATTCGATCCGCGATGGGATCCCCCATTTCGTAAAATCCTATCATACCCATTTCTTTTTCGAGAATTTCAACCAATGCGGTCTTACCTGCACCAACTGTTCCCTCAACGACTATCTCCAGCATTTCTTACACTCCTTTTTACGCTTTTACCATCGTACTCGCAGATCACTTTTCTTTTCGACTTTAAAAGTTCTTTGATCAAATCGTCCAAACCTTCGAATTTTTCATCGATATTGTCTGTGTTAACGACAAGGAGTGATGACAAATTGTAATTCGCAAAGTATTCTTCGTAGCATTGGTTCAAAACATACCAATAGTTTTTGTCAACCTTCAGCTCCCAGCTTCGTCCTCGCTTTTCAATCCTTTTGATTGCCGTTTCAGTTGAACATCTCAAATAAACCATCAACCTTGGAGCAGTTGCAAGTTTAAGAAGAGTTGTATGTAGATCTTTGTATATCTCGTACTCTAAATTGGTTAACTTGCCACACTTCAGCAAAGTCAAAGGAAAAATATGATCGCAGAATATCGATCGATCCATTATTACATCGACTTTTTTCTTTGCAAGATCCATTTGTTCAAATCTTTTTGTCAAAAAATAAATTTGAAGTTGAAATCCCCATTTGGCTGGATCTGCGTAGAATTTTTCGAGTATTTCAACCAATTTTTGATCCGATAGTTCGTATATTGGTTCCAAATTCAGCTTCTTCGACATCACCTCGATGAAAGTAGTTTTCCCAGCACCAACAGTTCCTTCCACAATCACTTTCGGCTTCACACAATTTCCCCCAATATCCTTTTCAAATCTTCGTGGATCGATTTGACACTCGCCAAAATCTCGCCTTTTTCAAGATCAAAATCACCTTTTATTCCACTGATTTGAATACCACTTTCGCTGGCTATTAAAACTCCTGCGGCAATGTCCCAGGGTTTTAAACCGATTTCCCAATATCCGTCGAGCCTTCCGCAGGAAACGTAGCATAATTCAACTGCTGCAGAACCAAGAATTCGAACCTCTTGGACAACCTTTGAAACCTCATAGATACTTTTAAAAGTCCAATCGAACAAATTTTGATCGTAAGGTATACCGGTGACAAGCAAAGATTCCTTCAAAGACGGTTGACGTTCGTTGTAAATTCGTTTTCCATTTAAAAATGCTCCAAAACCTTTTTTCGCGTAGAAAAGTTCATTGCTGAAAGGAGCGTAGACTGCCGCTTCAGTTATCTGTCCTTTGTCAAGTCTTGCTATGCTTACACCAAAAAACGGCAAAGAGTGTGAATAGTTCAAAGTACCATCTATTGGATCGATCAAAAAAACTTTCTCGGCATAAGGTATGGATTTTCCACCTTTGCCTTCCTCAAGTACAAATATGGCGTCGGGAATCTTTCTTTTTATAATCTCAACGATCATTTTTTGACAAGCATAATCCACATCGGTTACCACGTCGGAGAAGTGGGATTTAACATCTATTTTCTCTATCTTCCCCAATTTTTCAAGCGCAAACTTTCCAGCTTTCACAGCGGCTTCACAGATGACTTCCACGTTTTCTCAACTCCTCCTTGACTTTGAAAAGTTCATCCCTCAATCTTGCGGCATCTTCGTATCTAAGTTCACTTGCCGCTTTGTACATTTCTTCTTCAAGCAAAGCTGCGTAATCTTCCAGCGGCAAATCTTTGGCAAACTCTAGATAATCTATTTTCTCTTTTTCCATGAATTTTTCAAATATCTCTATCTCCAAAGGCTTTACGATTGGCCGCGGTGTTATTCCATGCTCTTGGTTGTATTTTATTTGTATCATCCTTCTTCGGTTGGTTTCTTTTATTGCCCTTTCCATGGCCGGAGTGATTCTGTCTGCGTACATCAAAACTTTTCCATTCAAGTTTCTGGCAACCCTTCCTATTATTTGTATCAACGTTGTTTCAGATCTAAGGAATCCTTCCTTGTCGGAATCAAGAATTGCCACAAGCGAAACTTCTGGAAGATCGAGTCC
Proteins encoded in this region:
- a CDS encoding deoxynucleoside kinase, translated to MKPKVIVEGTVGAGKTTFIEVMSKKLNLEPIYELSDQKLVEILEKFYADPAKWGFQLQIYFLTKRFEQMDLAKKKVDVIMDRSIFCDHIFPLTLLKCGKLTNLEYEIYKDLHTTLLKLATAPRLMVYLRCSTETAIKRIEKRGRSWELKVDKNYWYVLNQCYEEYFANYNLSSLLVVNTDNIDEKFEGLDDLIKELLKSKRKVICEYDGKSVKRSVRNAGDSR
- a CDS encoding inositol monophosphatase family protein, producing the protein MEVICEAAVKAGKFALEKLGKIEKIDVKSHFSDVVTDVDYACQKMIVEIIKRKIPDAIFVLEEGKGGKSIPYAEKVFLIDPIDGTLNYSHSLPFFGVSIARLDKGQITEAAVYAPFSNELFYAKKGFGAFLNGKRIYNERQPSLKESLLVTGIPYDQNLFDWTFKSIYEVSKVVQEVRILGSAAVELCYVSCGRLDGYWEIGLKPWDIAAGVLIASESGIQISGIKGDFDLEKGEILASVKSIHEDLKRILGEIV